The proteins below come from a single Terriglobia bacterium genomic window:
- a CDS encoding alcohol dehydrogenase catalytic domain-containing protein codes for MNAIVFDGTLKVDEVPPPRASGTEAVIRVLQAGICNTDIEITRGYHQFHGILGHEFVGIVEQSPDPHWRGRRVVGEINCACHHCDLCARGLEKHCRNRSVLGIVNRPGALAEFCVLPLENLHEVPGEMSDDEAVFVEPLAAACEILEQVTVLPDDRLCVVGDGKLAQLIVRVLARQGGALTAIGKHEGNLDRMAGCGVRTLLLEAVEQERKQLAGTFDIVVEATGSPSGFQTALMLVRPRGTLVLKSTYHDALCLDAAPLVVNEVRVVGSRCGPFPAALEKLRSREVEVTALISARYPLARGLDAFEQARKSGTLKVLVSMETAGGRV; via the coding sequence ATGAATGCAATAGTTTTTGATGGAACTTTGAAGGTGGATGAGGTGCCCCCACCCCGGGCGTCGGGCACCGAGGCGGTGATCCGGGTGTTGCAGGCGGGAATCTGTAATACCGATATCGAAATCACCCGAGGCTACCACCAGTTTCATGGAATTCTCGGCCATGAGTTTGTCGGGATCGTGGAACAATCCCCGGACCCGCACTGGCGGGGGCGGCGTGTGGTCGGAGAAATCAATTGCGCGTGCCATCACTGTGATCTTTGCGCGCGGGGACTGGAGAAACACTGCAGAAATCGAAGTGTGCTGGGGATCGTCAATCGCCCGGGGGCGCTTGCCGAATTTTGTGTGCTGCCACTGGAAAACCTCCACGAAGTGCCCGGGGAAATGTCGGATGACGAAGCGGTGTTTGTCGAGCCTTTGGCCGCCGCCTGTGAAATTCTGGAACAAGTCACCGTCCTCCCGGACGATCGGCTGTGCGTGGTGGGCGACGGGAAGCTGGCGCAGTTGATTGTCCGGGTCTTGGCGCGCCAGGGAGGGGCTCTCACGGCGATCGGCAAACACGAAGGAAATTTGGATCGCATGGCCGGCTGTGGTGTCCGGACCCTGCTCTTGGAAGCGGTGGAACAGGAACGAAAACAACTCGCTGGAACGTTCGATATTGTGGTTGAGGCGACGGGCTCTCCCAGCGGTTTTCAAACCGCCCTGATGCTGGTCCGTCCACGCGGGACTCTCGTATTGAAGTCCACTTACCACGATGCCTTGTGCCTCGATGCCGCCCCCCTGGTCGTGAACGAGGTCCGAGTGGTGGGTTCGCGATGCGGGCCCTTTCCCGCGGCGCTCGAGAAGCTGCGGAGCCGGGAGGTTGAGGTCACGGCGCTGATCTCCGCGCGGTATCCGCTGGCCCGGGGCTTGGATGCCTTCGAGCAGGCCCGGAAAAGTGGAACTCTGAAGGTCCTGGTGAGCATGGAAACGGCGGGCGGAAGGGTTTAG
- a CDS encoding N(4)-(beta-N-acetylglucosaminyl)-L-asparaginase, with translation MARNISRRNFIKKSTAAGVGAALMGRVSVSESMAQTGGASGSLPVVISSANGLEAVKKAMEILKAGNDPLDAVIAGVNLVEDDPNDMSVGYGGLPNEDGEVELDASCMHGPTHRAGAVGALKCIKNPSKVARLVMERSNRIFLVGEGALRFALAHGFKKENLLTDKAREIWLQWKDNLSTHDDWEPPRDKEGNPITHGTINCNAVDANGNIAGVTTTSGLPFKVAGRVGDSPLIGAGLYVDNEVGAAGSTGHGEANIKVVGAHTVVEFMREGVQPEEACLRALQRIVDLHKRTAKWYGELQNVNFYAVNKKGQYAAAAIFSESRYAVATSEGARRLDSAYLLKKPAPAKK, from the coding sequence ATGGCACGCAACATCTCTCGCAGGAATTTTATCAAGAAATCGACCGCAGCGGGAGTCGGCGCAGCATTAATGGGCCGGGTTTCGGTCAGCGAAAGCATGGCGCAAACAGGAGGCGCGAGCGGGTCGCTTCCCGTCGTGATCTCCAGTGCCAATGGCCTCGAGGCGGTGAAAAAGGCGATGGAGATCTTGAAGGCGGGCAATGACCCGTTGGATGCGGTCATCGCGGGCGTGAATCTCGTGGAAGACGATCCCAATGACATGTCGGTGGGTTATGGCGGACTCCCCAACGAGGATGGCGAAGTGGAGCTCGACGCCAGCTGCATGCATGGACCCACCCACCGTGCGGGGGCCGTGGGGGCGTTAAAGTGCATCAAGAACCCGTCGAAGGTGGCCCGGCTCGTCATGGAACGCTCAAACCGTATTTTTCTCGTCGGTGAAGGCGCGCTGCGCTTTGCGCTCGCCCACGGATTTAAGAAAGAGAATTTGCTGACGGACAAGGCGCGGGAAATCTGGCTCCAATGGAAAGACAATCTTTCGACGCATGACGACTGGGAGCCGCCCAGGGACAAAGAAGGCAATCCCATCACGCACGGGACGATCAACTGCAACGCCGTCGATGCCAATGGCAATATCGCCGGCGTCACCACGACCAGCGGTCTGCCGTTCAAAGTGGCTGGACGCGTTGGGGACTCCCCCCTTATCGGAGCCGGGCTCTATGTGGACAATGAAGTCGGCGCGGCCGGATCCACCGGCCATGGCGAGGCGAATATCAAAGTGGTGGGGGCCCACACGGTGGTGGAGTTTATGAGGGAGGGAGTTCAACCGGAAGAAGCGTGTTTGCGGGCCCTCCAGCGTATTGTCGATCTTCACAAGCGCACCGCGAAATGGTATGGCGAACTCCAGAATGTGAATTTCTATGCGGTCAATAAAAAAGGCCAGTATGCGGCAGCCGCCATATTTAGTGAGAGCCGCTACGCGGTGGCTACCTCCGAGGGGGCGCGCCGGCTCGACAGCGCGTATCTGTTGAAGAAACCCGCCCCGGCGAAGAAGTAG
- the glgC gene encoding glucose-1-phosphate adenylyltransferase — protein sequence MKIKVLAMIMAGGTGTRLMPLTRERAKPAVPFGGKYRIIDFVLSNMINSGIYSIYVLTQYKSQSLLNHLKDGWQFTNLLKDQFIIPVPAQMRSGEVWYQGTADAIYQNINLIENCNPDVVAIFGGDHVFRMDVAEMIEYHQAKNAAVTVAALPMPVSEARQFGVIEVNDSWRIVGFQEKPEKPHSIPGHPDQILASMGNYIFDTPILLHELYMDATRTESDHDFGRTLLPDLCRRRPVYAYDFYSNKITGEPAEKSNYWRDVGTIDAYYAANMDLKAIDPSLNLYNPKWPLRTANYNDPPAKFAFDEDGRRGTALDSIISEGCIISGGTVRNSILGRNVFVHSWAKVDNSIIMDRVDIGRNTSIRNAIIDKNVRIPPHSEIGFDPELDRNKYLVTDSGIVVVSGEPSVLEVSTISI from the coding sequence ATGAAAATCAAAGTCCTGGCCATGATTATGGCCGGTGGTACCGGCACCCGACTGATGCCGCTGACGCGCGAACGCGCCAAGCCGGCTGTCCCATTTGGGGGAAAATACCGTATCATCGACTTTGTGCTTTCCAATATGATCAACTCCGGCATCTACTCGATCTACGTGCTCACCCAGTACAAATCGCAGTCGCTCTTGAACCACCTGAAGGACGGATGGCAATTCACCAACCTGTTAAAAGATCAGTTCATCATCCCGGTCCCGGCGCAGATGCGCTCGGGCGAGGTGTGGTACCAGGGAACAGCCGACGCCATCTACCAGAACATTAACCTGATTGAGAACTGCAACCCGGATGTGGTGGCCATCTTCGGCGGCGACCATGTATTCCGAATGGATGTGGCCGAGATGATCGAGTACCACCAGGCCAAGAATGCGGCGGTCACGGTGGCGGCACTTCCCATGCCGGTCTCAGAGGCCCGGCAATTCGGTGTCATTGAAGTCAATGATAGCTGGCGGATCGTCGGGTTCCAGGAAAAGCCCGAAAAGCCCCACAGCATCCCCGGCCACCCTGACCAGATTCTGGCGTCCATGGGGAACTATATTTTTGACACCCCCATCCTGTTACACGAACTCTACATGGATGCAACCCGCACGGAGAGCGACCATGACTTTGGGAGGACCCTGCTTCCCGACCTGTGCCGCCGGAGGCCCGTCTATGCGTATGATTTCTACTCCAACAAGATTACGGGAGAGCCGGCCGAAAAAAGCAATTACTGGAGGGACGTGGGGACGATCGACGCCTACTACGCGGCCAACATGGATTTGAAGGCCATTGATCCCTCGTTAAACTTGTACAATCCCAAGTGGCCGCTGCGCACAGCCAATTACAACGACCCCCCGGCCAAGTTTGCATTTGACGAAGATGGCCGGCGGGGCACGGCCCTCGATTCCATCATTTCCGAAGGCTGCATCATCAGCGGCGGGACCGTGCGGAACTCGATCCTGGGACGCAACGTCTTCGTGCACAGCTGGGCCAAGGTGGATAACAGCATTATCATGGATCGGGTGGATATTGGACGGAACACTTCCATCCGCAATGCCATCATCGATAAGAATGTCCGCATCCCGCCGCATAGCGAAATCGGTTTCGACCCGGAACTCGACCGAAATAAGTATCTGGTCACGGATTCCGGCATCGTGGTGGTGAGCGGCGAGCCCTCGGTGTTGGAGGTCTCGACCATATCCATATAG
- the purE gene encoding 5-(carboxyamino)imidazole ribonucleotide mutase translates to MKPLVGIVMGSDSDLPVMTETARRLKEFDIPYEIEITSAHRSPIRTSEYAREASRRGLKTIIVGAGGASHLAGIIAAETILPVIGVPIDSSPLSGIDALLSTVQMPSGVPVATMAVGKAGASNAAILAAEIIAISDKALALRLNRFKRELEKSVVAKSEKVKREFKL, encoded by the coding sequence ATGAAACCGCTTGTAGGAATCGTGATGGGGAGCGACAGCGATCTGCCCGTCATGACCGAGACGGCGCGACGCTTGAAGGAATTCGACATCCCGTACGAAATCGAAATCACTTCGGCGCACCGCTCTCCGATCCGAACCTCAGAGTATGCGCGCGAGGCCAGCCGGCGCGGGCTGAAGACCATTATCGTCGGGGCGGGAGGGGCCTCCCACCTGGCGGGAATCATCGCCGCTGAAACCATCCTCCCGGTCATCGGGGTCCCGATCGACAGTTCACCGCTGAGCGGGATCGATGCACTCCTGTCGACGGTACAGATGCCGAGCGGCGTCCCGGTGGCCACCATGGCCGTTGGCAAGGCCGGGGCGAGCAACGCGGCCATCCTGGCAGCAGAGATTATTGCGATCTCCGATAAGGCCCTGGCGCTGAGACTGAACCGGTTCAAGCGCGAGCTCGAAAAGTCAGTGGTCGCGAAATCAGAAAAGGTCAAAAGAGAATTCAAGCTCTGA